From Coffea arabica cultivar ET-39 chromosome 10e, Coffea Arabica ET-39 HiFi, whole genome shotgun sequence, one genomic window encodes:
- the LOC113696867 gene encoding transport inhibitor response 1-like protein produces MKTLSQEIAAAFLAMDRMAGNHGDSQPFILTFELFLRDLRKIRVLDLIESELVEDEVDWISCFPQNGTCLESLIFDCVDSPINFEALERLVVKSPSLKKLRLNRHVTIVQLYRLMVRAPQLTHLGTGSFGPGEIVAQGEQEPDYVSAFAACKSLVCLSGFREINAHYLPAIVPVCANLTSLNLSYATISTEQLKSFIYHCHKLQTLWVLDSVCDEGLQAVAATCKDLHEPVQVSFGRD; encoded by the exons ATGAAAACACTTTCACAGGAGATAGCTGCGGCATTCTTGGCTATGGATCGGATGGCTGGGAATCATGGTGACAGCcaacccttcatcctcacctttgag TTGTTTTTACGTGATCTCAGGAAGATTAGAGTGCTCGATTTGATTGAGTCAGAGTTGGTAGAAGATGAAGTGGACTGGATTTCATGTTTTCCACAGAATGGAACTTGTCTCGAGTCTTTGATATTTGACTGTGTGGACTCCCCTATTAATTTTGAGGCATTGGAGAGACTTGTGGTTAAGTCACCGTCTTTGAAGAAGCTTAGATTGAATCGACATGTAACAATTGTGCAGCTCTATCGTTTGATGGTTCGAGCTCCACAGCTCACCCACTTGGGAACTGGTTCATTTGGCCCCGGAGAGATTGTTGCTCAGGGTGAACAGGAGCCAGACTACGTTTCTGCTTTTGCTGCATGCAAATCTCTAGTTTGCCTTTCTGGATTCAGAGAAATCAATGCTCATTATCTGCCTGCAATAGTTCCAGTGTGTGCTAACCTTACCTCTCTGAATCTTAGCTATGCCACAATCAGTACTGAACAACTGAAATCCTTTATCTATCATTGCCATAAGCTCCAGACTTTGTGG GTGCTTGACTCGGTATGCGATGAAGGACTGCAGGCAGTGGCTGCAACATGTAAAGATCTCCATGAGCCAGTGCAGGTGTCATTTGGGAGAGATTAA